The genomic interval GATGCGAGTTTCACTCCGCCAGCGCTCCGAGCCGTCAACCATCGAGAAGGCGACGAGAGACGGCGCTCCTTCTACGCTTCCGAGACTCAGCGAACACGCGCGCGTCGCGCACTGCTGGCGCACGGAAGACTTGGTTTACTGCGTCGGTTTCCCAGCGTTTCTCCCCGCCGGTTGCCCCGAACGCTTCGATGCCGTTCTCAGAAGCGACCAGCACTGTCTCGGTGACGTCGTCTGCGACGAGTTGTTCGTAGCCGTGTGTCGTTTCCGTCCAGATTCGCTCGCCGGTTCGGGAATCGAGCGCGACGAGTTCTGTGTCGTACGCTACGATGCATCGGTCGTCAACGATGATAGTCCCGTCTCCCCGCTGGCGTCGAGAGTGGTTCGCCACTGTTCGGTGCCGTTCTGTGCATCAACTACAATCGCGCTGCCCTCGTTGCTGGGGTCGAAGTTCGTTCTGTATACTGCTCCATGGGACACCGCGGGCTGCCAGCGGGTATAATCTTCCGACGTCCATGCTATATCCCCTCGCAACGGCGCGGAGACGTTCGGCGCGAACGTATTTGACCCGTTGGCACCATACTGGGTCCACTCCCCCGTAGGAACGTCTGACAGGGCCGAATCCGAATTCGATGACCGGAGCATCGATTGACACCCCGAGAATGCACTCGCGCTGACAACTGCCGTCGACAGGAACGCTCTTCGGTTTATATCTGGTACCGAAATGCGGCGAGACGAATCGCTCATTGCTGCTACCGGACCTCCCGACGACGTCGATAGATGGCAGAGGCCAATGCCATGATGCCGAATCCAGCAAACAGCAGTGGGATATTGCTGCTGACTGAAGTCGGATTCACACCGAGGAAATCTAGTGGTGGCACGCCATTCAATGGACCGATGTACCATAAAACGAGGTATACTATCTCGAAGAGTCTGGATGATTGACTCCAAATCCCCGCCGCTACTGCGAGAGACGGGATGAAAATCACGGCTCCAAGGAAGCCGAGGATGATATCGAAATGACCAGCAGAGACAAGACTAGCGGTGACACCCAGTCCAACGATCGACGCTACGAGGACACCAGCCATCCATTCCGCTAGTACCTGGCCCAACGGCCGTCTAGACGACATAATGAGCGGAATAACCCGATTGCGTGCTGCGCGAACGCCGAGGTCAGACCAGACGAAAATCGGCCATACGAACGCCAGTGGAAGGAAAATCTCTCGAAGAATATGCGGAGAAATATTGACTACACCCAGGAGTAGAAAGCCGACCACTCCAACGTACCACCACCAGCGCTGGCCGCGTACCGCAAGCCGGAGTTCAGCACCGACGATTCGAACGAAACCGCCTGCATCTCGTTCAGTTACAGAAGTTAGTGACATCTCATCAGCTGTCGGTGGGTCCTCTACTGAGGCAGTGGTGCTTTCACCGACAAGCGGGAGGACACTAATTATTCTCCACAGTTGGCTGGTCTCGCTGTCACCAGCGCTATTCTTGAATCGAGTGAACGAAACTGCGGCAACACGAACGAGTCCGAGACTGGCGAGGACAAGCCCAAACCGTTGCATGTAAAGCCATACTGGCCAGCCGCCACCAGTCCAGCGATATGTTTCGGTGGTGCCACTATATATTTGTCCGAACGAGGCTGTCCCTCCGGTATATGCAGGTGCGACACTACGGAGTGCATCGCTCATCGCATCATACGTTGCTACTAAACCCGTTAGATCTAGCAGCTTTATAGAGAGCGGGATGGCTTCCGGAAGTACGCCTTCTACTCTTGCTTGACTGATTATAACCATCGCAAGAACAAAATACAGAATATTCCCGAGTGTCCCGTCGAATCGCTCTGTTGTCTCAACCAGAAGTGAGAGCGCACCTATCAATCCCCCGAATGGAACGCCTAAAACGAACAGAGGAAAGAGCAAGTCAAACGGGTTTGTCGGGCCGATGCCATGGATTGCATGGTTGATGAGCGTGGCTCCCCCGAGTGCGCTGATAACCACAGTCGAAAGTGCGAGGTCGCTGACCCACTTGCCGGTCAGATACTCCCAGTCTGAGGTAGGCGTGCTAGCCACTAACTGATCAACGTTATATCGCCGGTCCCGAGAGAGCGAGTTCTTCAGAAGATAGAACCCACCAAATAACAGGAAAAAAGTCCCCGTGATGGCAGCTTTCGCACCAATAAACGCCGCTGTCGGTTCGCCATAGTAATTGTTGAATTGACCTGTGGGGACCTCATGTTGATACACCAATTCTATTTCGCCTACATTCACCAGATAGCCACAATATATCAGGACTGCGAGGAGAGCAAAGAGTCGTCGAGAGCTAACACGCTGGACGAAATCAGCTTTGGCGACGTGATATATATT from Haloarcula pelagica carries:
- a CDS encoding PQQ-binding-like beta-propeller repeat protein; the protein is MANHSRRQRGDGTIIVDDRCIVAYDTELVALDSRTGERIWTETTHGYEQLVADDVTETVLVASENGIEAFGATGGEKRWETDAVNQVFRAPAVRDARVFAESRKRRRSAVSRRLLDG